One window of Dermacentor andersoni chromosome 7, qqDerAnde1_hic_scaffold, whole genome shotgun sequence genomic DNA carries:
- the LOC129385920 gene encoding sterile alpha motif domain-containing protein 3-like yields MDHSPRKARFDEEVEDYVDLDMHSNILNKAKIRLARRIAPQMDRAGPAFAVRGGGDTEIIQSSAVTECAEEVQHVQSVPLEKEKDYLDIVLPSFDHYEEVLRRKVPINCAVRRAIINKLFAACFKIAWYPSRQLYRVAAERLVSAYPHLADRVGSGNGLDSWVMALRNKFKNMRKKAENCSEEMLAKKRHFLVKRKQQMASGEATNKKLCRLFDCSHLVAYGETAESLRLHNEWLQDNAGCQDEEAVRPRLLATAKDRHEQLRSLTLSDALLLFPFLATEASLLVEFDLLFQRNVMEAMENGCKQLGYTILSFGEAEEVVAFSEVGSEDAVLAALQFVAKRCKEPIDSIITQEEAPLTPCLVQDEGFALHIDKQLVFQVSSLLSGVACLFASFWVFHVEYPRKAHKMLTFIEHAFLNLTHTKPRVKAL; encoded by the exons ATGGACCATTCACCTCGGAAGGCTCGTTTCGACGAGGAGGTTGAAGATTACGTTGACTTGGATATGCACAGCAACATCCTAAACAAGGCCAAAATAAGATTGGCACGGAGGATAGCCCCTCAAATGGAT CGTGCAGGCCCTGCGTTTGCTGTTCGAGGTGGAGGCGACACGGAAATCATTCAGTCTAG TGCTGTTACAGAATGTGCAGAGGAGGTGCAGCATGTACAGTCCGTGCCGTTGGAGAAGGAGAAGGACTACTTAGATATTGTGCTACCCTCTTTTGACCATTACGAGGAAGTGCTTCGTAGAAAAGTCCCGATTAATTGTGCAGTGCGACGTGCTATTATCAACAAGCTGTTTGCAGCTTGCTTCAAGATAGCTTG GTACCCTTCTAGACAGTTGTACCGCGTAGCTGCCGAGAGGCTTGTCAGTGCATACCCACACCTTGCTGACAGAGTTGGCAGCGGAAATGGCCTG GACTCGTGGGTCATGGCATTGAGAAACAAATTCAAGAACATGCGTAAGAAGGCGGAGAATTGCTCTGAAGAAATGTTGGCAAAAAAAAGGCACTTCCTGGTCAAGCGGAAACAACAGATGGCTTCTGGTGAAGCTACAAACAAGAAGTTATGCCGCCTTTTT GATTGCAGTCATCTTGTAGCATATGGAGAAACTGCCGAGTCATTGAGGCTGCACAACGAATGGCTTCAAGACAATGCTGGCTGCCAAGATGAAGAGGCAGTAAGGCCGAGGCTGCTTGCAACAGCAAAAGACAGGCATGAACAACTTCGCAGCCTTACGCTGTCAGATGCCCTGTTGCTGTTCCCCTTTCTGGCAACTGAGGCATCG cttcTCGTGGAGTTTGACCTACTTTTCCAAAGAAACGTGATGGAGGCAATGGAGAATGGCTGCAAGCAGCTTGGTTACACTATTCTGAGCTTTGGAGAAGCAGAAGAGGTTGTGGCATTTTCCGAAGTGGGATCCG AGGATGCTGTTCTGGCAGCTCTGCAGTTTGTAGCAAAGCGCTGCAAGGAGCCCATAGATAGCATCATTACGCAG GAAGAAGCCCCGCTGACCCCGTGTCTGGTGCAGGATGAAGGATTTGCACTGCACATCGACAAGCAACTAGTGTTTCAAGTCTCCTCGCTGCTTTCGGGAGTAGCCTGCCTCTTTGCATCCTTTTGGGTGTTTCATGTGGAATACCCACGAAAGGCGCACAAAATGTTAACATTCATAGAACATGCATTTCTGAACTTAACGCACACAAAGCCGCGCGTCAAAGCTCTTTAA